Genomic segment of Arachis hypogaea cultivar Tifrunner chromosome 16, arahy.Tifrunner.gnm2.J5K5, whole genome shotgun sequence:
CACAAACCTAGGTAGAGAGATTCATATGTATGTAGATCGTTAGCTACATAGTCCAATGAAGTGTTTAACATGCACGTTGAAGTTATCATCGAGTGCATTTTTTCAATTTTGGATCTAGCTTAGCTAGTACATATAAATTAGTGGTGTCTAAATGGATCCCACACGTCGAATTCGTCAAAAATAACGAAgcgaattaaaatttaaaatccaccaaataaaaaaaattcgccAAATCCACACTACTAAATATGTAGGTTTtgcccaaaaaaaaattattaaataaaaaaataattaatattataaaatttaataattatataatttttaaatattttttattttttattctatttttaattattaattttatttattttattttacacttttatatatatacttaaattatgtgacttattttttaaaataaagataattttattgacgaatattatttttaacaattttattgaagttaaaaatttaaaaaaatattaaaaaaattgtattataattttattattttttatttatatttatttttttattttttattaattttattatatattttttaaaagagttAAACGGATTAGTCCGTTGATCTGCTAACTCGCCATAAAAACAGAATCAACTAGTATTTTGAGCTcacttttataattatttatgtatttttctatcaacttacttttttaaaaaaaataacggaaaagctctgcatacaagccctaatggcttgtatgccATACAAGTTCATTAAACAATAAGATCAAAATACGCGCTGCTTCAGgtacgttgattacacgcgctatataatatcgcgcgtatatctaactaccagatttaaaatatttctttcccttttcgttttcgttattttgagatttcgttcttcttcttctcccgcgtttaccctccttcttctccattgttcttttcttctccttttctcactAGCATCTTCTTCGTTTAGGTTACCTTTGtctctctctgcaactccatcttcgttttctatttttgatttgttgtttttcgaaatcaaagtttgatctcgttttgaagataatggatcataCAACCTCAGATTGTCATCTGAATgcaggcgaagtggattatgagtCAGAATCTAACGAAgtccctgaggtttgatttacataggattagtatgaaatttctttcagtaatttgtatagcattgtgtagttgaaaaattgctgaacattACTGTGAAAGTAACACGTTTACGTGAATCTGTCGATTCAATGTATTAGTTGTGATTAATTACTTGGAATttgtagcagacgctcgggtgtagatcaattcTTGTTTGGGTGTACTTTagctagaagtgtgggtgtatctacactttactggttttttgttattttaatttacttgttGTTGTTCAGCTGTATTATAACAGACATGATTAGGTGTGTTTTTAGAACTGTATTATATCTGCAtgctgtgtatttacagtttattgcTTTAAAAGTCATtctgtagttgagttgttgcggttAGGGTGTATCGtattagacatgattgggtgtatttgaatcatatctatgggtgtatttacagttctgACACGGTGTCTTTTGCAGCCTGTCTCagttgttgatgacgagcttgttccaaaggttggaatgacctttactacccttgaagatgctggaaaattttacaggaactacgccaaggctgcaggtttctctacaagagttcggtgcacaaataggaagggaaacgagattaagaaccaactgattacatgtagcagagagggaaaatggaaatctaaaatatctccggccgagaagaccaatccgacagccggtctaaactgtcctgcaagaatttatatacacacattgaaggatgtcggtgcttggatcatttcaaaggttgtgctggatcattcacacccctgctgtccaagcaaagcagagatgctcaaacagcacagggaactaagcatgtccattcgtcgtacgatagagaataacgaggaggccggtatcagaccaagcaaaacctaccaatcatttgttgcggctgccgggggtcaccgcgagttaaattttatcgaaaaggacgtgaggaattacattaccagggaagtgcggaatgtttccgaacaagaagatgcaaaggaattcgggaaatatttgttaagaatgaaagagaagaatccgaatttcttttttgagctccaactcgaagaggatcaatcgattaagctggctttttgggccgatgcaagaagcagagccgcctttgagtatttcggagacgtcatttcattcgacaccacctacaacacaaacaggtaacaaactgtccctgtttatgatgccaaattaatttatttttacgaatccgcagtagaggtgtatattggctgtttcatTGGGTGTATGCGAAGCATTTGTTAGGGTGTagctaatgattttgcattctggaccatggtaatttgtttcaggtataatttggtctgtggttcttttgtcggggtgaatcaccacggtcaatcaacacttctcggatgctctttgatgaagaacgaagaaattgaatcattcaaatggttatttcaaagctggattcgttgcatgggaggaaacgctccgaaagggtttctcaccgatcagtgcgcatccatgaaaagggctttagaggcctgtatgccaacaacagttcaccgctggtgcatttggcacatcatgaagaagattccaagcaaattaaacgggtacaagggacatgccgatatcgaacaagaaatgagccaagttgtttggaactctcaaagcaaagactcattcgataggaattggaacgattttctgctgaattttggtcttggggacaacaagtggctttcaggtaatgtctttttaaaatctgCATCAGAGGTGTAAGTTACATATTttctcgggtgtatttatagactgtctttgggtgtattatgcagatctgtacgaagaccgtcacatatgggttcctatctatctggatcaccatttctgggcagggatgagaagcacacaaaggagcgagagcatgcattcattttttaacaagtatatcacccggaacagctcgcttattcagttcgtcaaacaatacgataattgcctcggaagcagggagcaagcagagagagaatcagatgctgcagattttcatacggtcataccgtgtgcaacgaAATCctgcattgaagctcagtttcaagatgcatacactcacgcaaagtttagggaagtccaagcgcaattcagaggaaaggcgaattgcatcaccagactgaagaattccgctctaggctattcagtatacgaagtcggagaacaagtttccagctcaatattcaacaagttcgtggttacttacgactcggttgcagccgaggtaaaatgccattgcttattattcgagtcgagagggatactgtgccgtcacgcactaagcgtgttaagcttcgaacaagtaagccaagtgtcaccgagatacatactggaacgatggagcaagaaggtaaagaggcgacacacacacatcaagagcagccacgacgagccactaatggagccaagaagcaagaggttcgaccaattggtttttcgttcgcaaaatatatgcgaatttgcctccgaatcggaggagctgactgcaattctgcaccgcgcgtacgataacgtcatggccgagatggaagcattaaaagccaaaaggaaggggacatcttctttatcccacgaagacgccaacttggaatccgttaacgagcttcaaagcccgccaaggattcgaacaagaggacgtccaaaaaacaggctaggttcaaagctggagaaacagatcgcaaatgccacaaagaagaagaagacgaaagttttaagcgaggtaaaagtaatgttctttaaatttgtggcgattgagtttatttttctcgttaatagtttaggtAATGTGTGTGTGTTATAtttcagataaacctgtttgatgctgcatcagcggcgcattcaaattgcagccaatatcaaggacacgttatgagttatcagttcagggtaccagcagcaggggataactggttgggtgtatagtttttcagaatatgggtgtaaaagcaccgttattttgggtgtattttcgttaattcacaatttagatatagacacatatatagatatatataaaacaaaagctgtaaaaattcTCAGGTTATGggtttatatttgatttgatttttttcttcatattttagtacatgtaattcatacattttgaatacggtgcagacagtttgggtgtatatttttatacaaccttgggtgtattattagacttgcGTTGGGTGTAGCAGTTTATAGTTTGTGTTTatatatgccttgattttttccttcatattttaccacctgtaatacagcttttgaatacatcaCAGACAGTTTACCAGCACAGATAATTTAacatggaatagaagttgttgataaatgggaaaaaatatacatggaatagaagttgttgataaatggcaaatatttacatcatttgttcaatttacaaactacccacTTTCTATATCAGTAGAATTAATCTGACAAAATGGACTTAATAATAtagaggatggcttcgacagccttatagcactactctctctaattgcctGATCTCTCTGTgtattcatctcactgaatagtatACGGGATGCGTAttccactctatagtggtccacctcctcctacaataaaaaagtatattctgtttaaacagcaatattaattcagtaaagtaatacagagttatatggttttaaagacagttacctgtggccaattatcccattgatacttcccctttttgatgttttcTGGCTCAATTATCTCCATCCATTTCATAACGTACAcagcgcagtcatagctgaaaacaaagaatataaattacaaatctcatttacaaaagtttaatgttcagactcacaaatttataccttgttttttggcctgatattttaacatatggtgatttaatttccttctccCTCTCCCCTTTCTGAAGAGGTTTCCCGccggcatatgttatcaatcttgaaaatacgTATCCCTTAAATacgaaaacaaatcagtaatacacccgaatgaatggacaagatacacccaactgaatggacaatatacacccatcacaactaacgaaatagacctatctattaaagtaaagaagacagaggcaacttacagtgaatttattaatggTCTTTCTCTCATCAGTGGGAGCTattttgtgtagcgggtcaagtatttgacatttccgctttcttgtatttatcagccataaccaccaatgcccGGCGTAGCAGACAGgggcaaaaatctgaaggattccCACACATgaacagtgtgttattttattttgcaaataagtaaataagcgtagtaacaaatttagcaaacgaaaacttacatatgggtgcgaagtcaatttttttctatctatgaagggaatgaaactcgggtaggcttccaccctgaattccttTTTCGTTTTTGGTGATACGAATTCCCCGTTTGGGTGATCCGAAAGCGCCATGCACTGCAAGAATGGGAAACGAGAAATGAAACACTAAACTTACACCCAATGGAACGTgacaaatacacccaaatcaatacagaaaatacacccgaaGATCGTAGAAGTAAgacttaccacaatatcgggggggagacagtatatttgttcttgaaatctcttttcatttttgttgttgaggatgaggcagacggcagatacaatctagaaatatatgccgaaatcaattttacattaataagCATTGTAattgactttggtgtaaaaacagtaatcttattctaatattacctgagattctatatcactttttgcctggagggaagcaaggtgcattctcatcaaaatgtattctccttggccaatcagagtgcacatctcctcatactcgttagtattgccatctgcatcttccttcagtctcgtcccccagatgtagcacttttgtttcatatcatccgtaATCTGATATAATCCCCgaggagtttcaaactttgcagaactttctcccccagtctccctctgaatttgtggacttGTGTTTTTTCCCTTCGTCGCGCTGCTTGCTATTCTTTGGACCAAACTGTCCAATTGTTCTATCAAATTCGCAGCTTCTGGAGATTTTTCCAtttctgtctcctgcgttgacgccccctcctggcttgaatcagtcaatccaaggctgaatgatggcaccccTGGATCTGTTTTCGGAACATAGGaagctgtccgtgccatcatcaacagggcagcagcgtcttctgcgtctggatgactgcgtcatcatgtataagaataagaataagaataagaatatacagatgataagcaaagattgattttagtctgatgaacttacactttagttggagctgggggaaccgtgggtgtggtctcttgaagttgtttgggggtttcaggagtgctgcacagttacaaaaaattaatcacgGCATAAAAGAAACtaatcaggaacaatatacacccaaactgttagctaatatacacccaaactccaaacaaatatacactcaatactatttcttacgtttctgtagtcccttcaatctgtagcataggggttggttcaaaatctgtctctgtggttgtttgggatgccggcacaaaaacctgaatcgggactctaaacaagaagaaaaatgaaaggttaacaacgcctttgaaaataataaggttataaggttgaatattattgtaaaactcacattgcaagcgcttcggacggtgtctgttccctcacaaccatcatattcgaatcagacggactcaacctaaaatacacccaaagaaattcaagaaatacacccgaacaattcaaaaataagacaggctttgtttttttgagaacttacatacttgcagtttttgcttttttttcctgccttttttttcttgaataaaataataaagggcttttttttctaaaaaaaaatatatacagaattagaagtagaagggtaatagaagaacaaaagtaacggtgatttgaaagagaaattacatgctctgtgacggctggtttacactactctgttctgtgtttccttgagaggaaggagcatcagttcccaagttcacagccggtattcTAAGACAGATTTGATCCAAGCAACACAACAAAGTTAATATTCCAACTTATTagacaacatacacccaacttgatccactcaatacacccaaatggtacCACAAGACACACCCAattcatgataacaagattttattaaataataaagcttcttacgtttcagacgacacatagcgaccttctgtcgatcgcaggtcaggtTGGTTCTCCCTgcaaaacaagaaacaattattagcatgcaaaacacaaaaaaatatgaaatagacaGCCCatcaagacatacccctctgcagcagatttatcaacGTTTTGCCCTAGCCATTCATCCAGTTcatcacttgatatttcatatgtctcactacattcataaaggaagatgttaacaaaaataattacgacgatagacggtaatatagcttacgaggtactgtacccgtcaAAGTATTGGTCTTCTTtaggaggtgaatcctccacgagaacttttttcttttttggttgtgttctgggtggaaaaaaaagagtaccaatcagaaataaaaaattaattttatcacagaatattatgcaaagaagtgcttacttttttggtgttgtttttgtttttttcttttccttctccttctctgcaggtgatgattcttcactcctataagttaataacagacacttcagttaatacacgaaatctttataatgaagccaaaagaaaggagtaataatttcaggacattactcatcactttgttcagattcagattctgaatcagaatctggctcctcttgcctctgctttctttttctggagtccattctggaaggcaaacagtgattatttagaacataataaaatacacccaacgtgatcaacaagatacacccaactcgaaaaagaaattacacccaagtatggtacttactttttcccctttttgatggGGTGTTTTCTTGCTGAATCCTCCGAGTCTTGTTGactctcagactcagaggtagtagtgtcactgtcagtagctgtttctgtctccgaagacgatgttggactcgccttccttttttttgtttttttgatttcttgtgttttttcttttttttctttttctttcattttttctcttgctcttgtctccgccatcttcacaatcccctgaaacatgagatattttagctagcagcattcaggtaaataaaatacaagcaacatattatgtttacttaccaaagtttcttctttttctgcagtcattctttccaccaacttctccttagtccagttggcaatccaaggctttggtggtctttcggccctcttcttgcctttgttttcagaaagatgaaagtatattatcatgagggcaaagaggcagccatcaattgccttcttcttcttatcCTGGTAGTCTGTGATGCCTTTGATCAAGAAGGTCAAAACATGCGCCCCCCAGTTTCTCTCCGAtatgccgtccatcttaaaaattggggcgaggtgcacgggcgatattttgtttatcgtcgttggcaaaaggaacgccatctgtatgtagaggatgaatatcctcttgaacatcaggcgttcctcttcgctgccaacgccgatttccatcatttcatcggtaagacttttgagggtcttaccctggaatcttctataaattattttgtcatcatcagaaagttGCTTATAAAGTTGcttatactcaactttctcaggaaacagatttcctacaaaaaagaaaacaacaaagtatcaaaaTCGGTTCAAAAacacccaagcatcaaccttaaatacacccaagcatgaacttaatatacacctataattttgagctagttacctgttgcattgatgccaagcgcatcacctattgtctttggtgttatttggaaagaaccatatcctgtcttcagtttgttctccccaagtttgaagttgtttgccagttcccttaagagttggtgatccacccttagAGGTGGGACGTGCATCAACCCACCAAATCCGAGATCCCTGACAATTGCCTTCTTCTCCTCAGCcatgtttctgaacttatcactcaggagatgtgtggcacacttaaggtctttcgtttggtttcttgctgccattttgtCTGAAACAAAAAATACACACAAATATACTCCCATtagtaacagtaagatacacccatatgtaagaatcagatacacccattgataacagtgagatacacccattgaaattattcagatacattcatatatatcagtcagatatcagtcaaacatgtttcaatatcaagcaacattacaaggtctaataacagtaagatacacccatatgtaaGAATCCGATACACTCATTGTTAACAgggagatacacccatagatattattcatataaatccatatatatcagtcagttatcactcaaacatgcttcaatatcaaattaattcagatatcagtaagatacacgcatatatgagtcagatacacccattgataagagtaagatacacccatatgtaagaatcagatacacccattgataacagtgagatacacccattgaaattattcagatacattcatatatatcagtgagatatcactcaaacatgcatcaaTATCAAGTCACATTACAAGTTCAAACAGTATACAACCCCCAATCTACGGAATAAAGCCCCAAAAATCAACAACAGTAGCAAGAGAACTTAGAACAAGAATGTAGAACGACGTAAAACTTAGAAGAatgacgtagaacttagaacagtgtgacaaagaagcaagaataatAGCACAGTAAACCCTAgagaagaacgacgtagaagaaaactaaaattgggaGGTTTTCTTGATGAACTTACGTTGAGTGTATTTGCTTCGTTttctcttcagattcttcacGTAGAGTTTGATGTTGTTTTGATGGAGGTTTCGAACAACGATTTCTATtttttgaactttgatttttgCTCGAAATTGGGAGCGTTTCCTTGGTTTCGAAGcgttttgagaagtggaagaagtggaggaagtggaagagtctgccatacgAACCGTTTGTGTTGAGCGCGTGATTTTGACGCGCCATGTTATGCTTCCTTATGCGCGTGTCTTCGatttgggctgggccaacttggAAGCTTGGATACTTGTATGTGTAGCTGGGCCCAAAAAATAATATCGTAGTATAGTATTAGAGTTTCTATGACCGAAAGATCTAGAATTCAatctttgttaaattttaaaagaaataatttaagtataagataaatataaaaaatatataaaaagtaatTCAAATAAACCCAAAAGATTTTCTCGAGTTAtcactaaaccaaaaaaaaaaaaaaaaaaaaaaaaaaaacttctagGACATTATTTGTAAAAGTATTGAAAGAGATGAATCGCTGAGAAAAAGAGTATGAATTGTGAATGTAACGTTGAAATTGCTATATTATTGAGTGTGTGTGATTACATATGTAGCTATCTCTCTTATATACACAATGAGTGTGAATGATGGCCACTCATAAGTAACCAACTATCAACAGATTCCATAACAGATTCTAAACTCTTAACTAACTTCCCAATGATAACTAACTCAAATAGAATTTCAAAAGGACTTTTAGAAGGTAGAATTGGTGTAGGCAATCTGTTT
This window contains:
- the LOC140180282 gene encoding protein FAR-RED IMPAIRED RESPONSE 1-like; amino-acid sequence: MGGNAPKGFLTDQCASMKRALEACMPTTVHRWCIWHIMKKIPSKLNGYKGHADIEQEMSQVVWNSQSKDSFDRNWNDFLLNFGLGDNKWLSDLYEDRHIWVPIYLDHHFWAGMRSTQRSESMHSFFNKYITRNSSLIQFVKQYDNCLGSREQAERESDAADFHTVIPCATKSCIEAQFQDAYTHAKFREVQAQFRGKANCITRLKNSALGYSVYEVGEQVSSSIFNKFVVTYDSVAAEVKCHCLLFESRGILCRHALSVLSFEQVSQVSPRYILERWSKKVKRRHTHIKSSHDEPLMEPRSKRFDQLVFRSQNICEFASESEELTAILHRAYDNVMAEMEALKAKRKGTSSLSHEDANLESVNELQSPPRIRTRGRPKNRLGSKLEKQIANATKKKKTKVLSEINLFDAASAAHSNCSQYQGHVMSYQFRVPAAGDNWLGV
- the LOC112754083 gene encoding uncharacterized protein isoform X1, coding for MADSSTSSTSSTSQNASKPRKRSQFRAKIKVQKIEIVVRNLHQNNIKLYVKNLKRKRSKYTQHKMAARNQTKDLKCATHLLSDKFRNMAEEKKAIVRDLGFGGLMHVPPLRVDHQLLRELANNFKLGENKLKTGYGSFQITPKTIGDALGINATGNLFPEKVEYKQLYKQLSDDDKIIYRRFQGKTLKSLTDEMMEIGVGSEEERLMFKRIFILYIQMAFLLPTTINKISPVHLAPIFKMDGISERNWGAHVLTFLIKGITDYQDKKKKAIDGCLFALMIIYFHLSENKGKKRAERPPKPWIANWTKEKLVERMTAEKEETLGIVKMAETRAREKMKEKEKKEKTQEIKKTKKRKASPTSSSETETATDSDTTTSESESQQDSEDSARKHPIKKGKKMDSRKRKQRQEEPDSDSESESEQSDESEESSPAEKEKEKKKTKTTPKKTQPKKKKVLVEDSPPKEDQYFDGETYEISSDELDEWLGQNVDKSAAEGENQPDLRSTEGRYVSSETIPAVNLGTDAPSSQGNTEQSSVNQPSQSIKKSPLLFYSRKKRQEKKAKTASMLSPSDSNMMVVREQTPSEALAIVPIQVFVPASQTTTETDFEPTPMLQIEGTTETTPETPKQLQETTPTVPPAPTKVHPDAEDAAALLMMARTASYVPKTDPGVPSFSLGLTDSSQEGASTQETEMEKSPEAANLIEQLDSLVQRIASSATKGKNTSPQIQRETGGESSAKFETPRGLYQITDDMKQKCYIWGTRLKEDADGNTNEYEEMCTLIGQGEYILMRMHLASLQAKSDIESQIVSAVCLILNNKNEKRFQEQIYCLPPDIVCMALSDHPNGEFVSPKTKKEFRVEAYPSFIPFIDRKKLTSHPYIFAPVCYAGHWWLWLINTRKRKCQILDPLHKIAPTDERKTINKFTGYVFSRLITYAGGKPLQKGEREKEIKSPYVKISGQKTSYDCAVYVMKWMEIIEPENIKKGKYQWDNWPQEEVDHYRVEYASRILFSEMNTQRDQAIRESSAIRLSKPSSILLSPFCQINSTDIESG
- the LOC112754083 gene encoding uncharacterized protein isoform X2, translated to MADSSTSSTSSTSQNASKPRKRSQFRAKIKVQKIEIVVRNLHQNNIKLYVKNLKRKRSKYTQHKMAARNQTKDLKCATHLLSDKFRNMAEEKKAIVRDLGFGGLMHVPPLRVDHQLLRELANNFKLGENKLKTGYGSFQITPKTIGDALGINATGNLFPEKVEYKQLYKQLSDDDKIIYRRFQGKTLKSLTDEMMEIGVGSEEERLMFKRIFILYIQMAFLLPTTINKISPVHLAPIFKMDGISERNWGAHVLTFLIKGITDYQDKKKKAIDGCLFALMIIYFHLSENKGKKRAERPPKPWIANWTKEKLVERMTAEKEETLGIVKMAETRAREKMKEKEKKEKTQEIKKTKKRKASPTSSSETETATDSDTTTSESESQQDSEDSARKHPIKKGKKMDSRKRKQRQEEPDSDSESESEQSDESEESSPAEKEKEKKKTKTTPKKTQPKKKKVLVEDSPPKEDQYFDGETYEISSDELDEWLGQNVDKSAAEGENQPDLRSTEGRYVSSETIPAVNLGTDAPSSQGNTEQSSVNQPSQSMLSPSDSNMMVVREQTPSEALAIVPIQVFVPASQTTTETDFEPTPMLQIEGTTETTPETPKQLQETTPTVPPAPTKVHPDAEDAAALLMMARTASYVPKTDPGVPSFSLGLTDSSQEGASTQETEMEKSPEAANLIEQLDSLVQRIASSATKGKNTSPQIQRETGGESSAKFETPRGLYQITDDMKQKCYIWGTRLKEDADGNTNEYEEMCTLIGQGEYILMRMHLASLQAKSDIESQIVSAVCLILNNKNEKRFQEQIYCLPPDIVCMALSDHPNGEFVSPKTKKEFRVEAYPSFIPFIDRKKLTSHPYIFAPVCYAGHWWLWLINTRKRKCQILDPLHKIAPTDERKTINKFTGYVFSRLITYAGGKPLQKGEREKEIKSPYVKISGQKTSYDCAVYVMKWMEIIEPENIKKGKYQWDNWPQEEVDHYRVEYASRILFSEMNTQRDQAIRESSAIRLSKPSSILLSPFCQINSTDIESG